Part of the Deltaproteobacteria bacterium genome is shown below.
CAGAATATGTTCGACAGTGACCTGGCTGTAAATGGCGTCTTCCCAATCAGTACACAATGGATGGACAATACATTCAGCTGGTACGAGCGTGTGATGATGCAAGCACTTGCACTGGGTTCTAGCTTACTTTGATTGCAAGGTTGTTTCAGGTCCAAGCGAAGCAACTCGTAACGTAATATAAATAGTAAATTTAGAATAAAAAAAAGCCCGGGGATAACCCGGGCTTTTTAGTTTGTCTTATATCGTCGCTTATTTCAGTGAAGAAATAATTTCAGGAACAACGTCAAAGAGGTCAGCAACGAGGCCGTAATCAGCAACCTGGAAGATAGGTGCTTCAGGGTCCTTGTTAATTGCTACGATGACTTTAGAGCCCTTCATACCAGCTAAGTGCTGGATAGCTCCGCTGATACCAATCGCGAAGTATAGGTCAGGTGCAACAACTTTACCGGTCTGGCCGATTTGTAGGTCGTTGGGTACCCAGCCTGCATCGCAGATTGCGCGGCTTGCGCCAACGCCGCCGCCAAGTAGGTCGGCGAGGTCTTCAATGAGCTTAAAGTTTTCCTGGGCCTTGATACCACGACCACCGGCGACTACGACGTCGGCAACAGTTGCATCAGGGCGTTCGCTAACAACACCTTTAAGGTCAACAAACTTAGCCTTGAGGCTTCCTAGGTCAACGCTTACGTCATGCTTTTCGATAGCTGACTCACCGCTTTCGGCAGGCGCATCGAATTCAGTTGCACGAACTGTCGCAACTTGAACATCAGTTGTAAGCTCAACAGTTGCAATGACGTTTCCAGCCCACATCGGACGCTTGAACTGGTTGTTGGCAACAACTTCCAGAACGTCTGTTGCCATGGCTGCATCTAATTTAGCTGCAAGTCGTGGCAAGAAGTCTTTTGTGGTTGA
Proteins encoded:
- a CDS encoding electron transfer flavoprotein subunit alpha/FixB family protein: MSNVLIFVEQAGGELKKASLAAITFGQELAGKRGGELHLALVGSGLDSAADAAKGFGAAKVHVVDNACFENYLAESFVEALSAVVGASSASMIAAATSSTTKDFLPRLAAKLDAAMATDVLEVVANNQFKRPMWAGNVIATVELTTDVQVATVRATEFDAPAESGESAIEKHDVSVDLGSLKAKFVDLKGVVSERPDATVADVVVAGGRGIKAQENFKLIEDLADLLGGGVGASRAICDAGWVPNDLQIGQTGKVVAPDLYFAIGISGAIQHLAGMKGSKVIVAINKDPEAPIFQVADYGLVADLFDVVPEIISSLK